One region of Alosa alosa isolate M-15738 ecotype Scorff River chromosome 1, AALO_Geno_1.1, whole genome shotgun sequence genomic DNA includes:
- the bag5 gene encoding LOW QUALITY PROTEIN: BAG family molecular chaperone regulator 5 (The sequence of the model RefSeq protein was modified relative to this genomic sequence to represent the inferred CDS: deleted 1 base in 1 codon; substituted 1 base at 1 genomic stop codon), with product MAVRWLCNLFGKPFDGGKRNMDHGHPPHQHHPHPHPQEQQSPPPQPGAFPYFPGGGGFPGYAGGVSFFPGFPGFPGGGGVSPGQQHPALVRLGELQGEVATLGPHVCAFSGLQSDREYKRLERDLTRLQLEVDQVETEGRAELQQARKRVAGEVEGLLRYLEGNASHPSRLAVEALAVEARTLLLTGIVEPHRAGLPPGGVDELLEAVQDVAMRLAQVKTGGSVPLRKARYRALTRVCAVLEVLEGTSRVHTLPLPLANETHAAVQGINRAMGELSAARCQLVALLMGLSGGGCANLSRLLTEAAAGFGRTGRRSARAXIATTARQIGWEINGLLKHLDLEEEGDNTH from the exons TCTGTTTGGGAAGCCCTTCGATGGTGGGAAGCGTAATATGGACCATGGCCACCCGCCCCACcagcaccacccccacccccacccccaggaGCAGCAGTCTCCGCCCCCCCAGCCTGGAGCCTTCCCCTACTTCCCTGGGGGAGGCGGTTTCCCTGGATATGCCGGGGGGGTGAGCTTTTTCCCAGGGTTCCCGGGGTTCCCGGGCGGGGGAGGCGTGTCGCCAGGGCAACAGCACCCCGCGCTGGTGAGGTTGGGGGAGCTGCAGGGAGAGGTGGCGACCCTCGGACCTCACGTGTGCGCCTTCAGTGGCCTGCAGAGTGACCGCGAGTACAAACGCCTGGAGAGGGACCTCACACGCCTGCAGCTGGAGGTGGAccag gtggagacGGAGGGCCGTGCAGAGCTGCAGCAGGCCCGTAAGCGCGTGgcgggggaggtggaggggctcCTGCGGTACCTGGAGGGGAACGCGTCGCACCCGTCCCGCCTGGCCGTGGAGGCGTTGGCCGTGGAGGCCCGCACGCTCCTGCTGACCGGCATCGTGGAGCCGCACCGCGCAGGGCTGCCACCAGGGGGCGTCGACGAGCTGCTGGAGGCCGTGCAGGACGTGGCCATGAGGCTCGCACAg gtaaagACGGGTGGCAGTGTTCCTCTGCGGAAGGCGCGCTACCGGGCGCtgacgcgtgtgtgtgcggtgctGGAGGTGCTGGAGGGGACGTCGCGCGTCCACACACTCCCTCTTCCGCTGGCCAATGAGACGCACGCCGCCGTGCAGGGCATCAACCGGGCCATGGGCGAGCTCTCGGCCGCGCGCTGCCAGCTGGTGGCCCTGCTGATGGGGCTGAGTGGTGGTGGCTGTGCCAACCTA AGCCGGCTCCTCACCGAAGCTGCAGCTGGATTCGGACGCACTGGGCGGCGGTCGGCCCGGGCGTAAATCGCAACTACCGCCAGGCAGATTGGTTGGGAGATCAACGGCCTGCTCAAACACCTGgacctggaggaggagggggacaacacacac